The sequence GCGATAGTCCATCGTTATATGTCCTTGCCTTCTTTAAAAATGGCCCGAAATTCCATTGCCTTTTTTGTGATTGGGGCTGTTATATTTTATGCCCTTCTTTGTTATTTGGGAATGCTAATCTTTCACATGTACAAGGATTGTGATCCATTGAGCGCAGGACTTATACAGGTTTGTATGCAATATTTAAGAAATAACTTAAGTaatgcatttttatttatctgAGCAGAATAACGATCAGCTTGTGCCGCTCTTCGTGATTCAGAGCGTTGGCCAAATCTATGGAATCCCAGGTCTATTTATAGCCGGTATCTTAGGAGCTGGCTTAAGTTCCCTATCTGTAGCCTTCAATTCTACTTCCCTAGTGGTTCTTCAGGATATAGTCCGTGGCTGTCTCAAAATGAAGCCAGGCGAAAAGGCATCTGCAATTATTGTTAAGTCTAGTATTGTTATAATGGGCCTTATAGCTTTTAGTTCACTATTTATAGTGGAAAAGGTTAGTGGCATCCTGAGCATCTGCGTATCGCTAATGTCTACTGCAACTAGTTGCTCTTTCGGAATATTTAACTTGGGAATGTTGGTTCCCTGGGCGAATACCGTTGGCACGCTAGTGGGAGGATTGTGCGGATTTCTCTTAACCGGATGGATAACTTTTGGATCGCAAATCGCTCTGGCATCAGGTAAACTGAGTCTCCCTAAACTTCCTGTGTCCGTTGAAGGTTGTGTGGGCAATGTGACCATCCCTGAAAATGTTTGGGTGGACGAGGAGGATGTGTTTCCACTGTACCGTCTTTCGTACCTTTGGATAAGCCCCATTGGAGTTCTAACAGTTGTCGTTGTGGGTGCTCTGGTCTCTCTCGTGACCAAACCCACAGATATCAGGACTCTCGATTCCAAGTTGTTATCTCCAGTGATCCATAGGTAAAATAAgcttaaattaattatttagaTGGTCTGAtaatatttctttaattttcAGATTTCTTCCTAAAGAATGTTTCAAACATCCCGAGAAGGCAACCAAGGATATTTCCAGTATCACTTAAGATTAAATAATTGTAGAGTTATGTAGAAATCCATTTGTCTTTgaaatatgtgtatatatgttgACTATGCGTGGTAATATTTTAGTCACCTTAAAACAAGAAATGTctatataaatgtatttatagAGAAAAGAAACTTTGTTCTTTCTGAAATAAGCTTCCTTCTACCACTGCCGGAATTTCCCtcgaataaaaaaaagtaaaaaattttaaatggcaAAACTATGAATGACAATTTATAATTCACATTAAAATCCAACATTTTTTCCGTTGAAGCAGAGCACGCTTCTATAATAAAAGCGTACAAACTctataaaaatagtatttttaaCCATCAATAAAATTGAAATAGGCGTTTAGATAGGAGATTACTGTTTAGATGTTCTTTTATAGCGTCTACCCTAGATAGCGTATCTCAGATAACCCTTAAAAGCTTTTTCGAATCTCCACGTGCCATTTAAATCATTTCAACCGTCATTACAGAAGAAGAAACCGCCAAGGATGGACAGTTACAGATTCGAGACCGTTGACTATATTGTGTTTCTCGGTGTGACCATAATATCCATCGCGATAGGTCTGTATTTCGGGTTCATAAAGTGAGTAAGGGTGTAATACCTTTCAAAATCATATCGACCAAACCTATTagcttgttttttgtttgataaatatagaaaaaccaaaaaggaaTCGGAACATACGCCGCCTGCAAGATCCCATCAGATCTTTGGATCTAAAAAGATGGACGAGTATTTGATGGGATCGCGCAATCTAAAAGTTTTCCCCGTTGGAATGAGTTTGATAGCCAGGTGAGCTTATCTGTGATCTTTTTTAACATtcgtttcttatttttataactaCAGCTGTTTATCTGCCATTGCAATAATAGGAACTCCTTCAGAAATTTACAACTATGGCACCCAGTATTGTCTTACTGTTGTAGCAATTATTCTCCAAGGGCTAGTAGTATCCTATGTCTATTTGCCTGTGTTCTCGGCTCTTCAAGTTAACTCATCGTACGAGGTACTGACATCCAAAATATGCTgtaaaattctttaaatttaactttaactAATATCTAGTACTTGGGCATGCGTTTTCACTCGGTTATTAGAAGCATAGTTTCGATCATTTTTGTACTAGATGTGGTTAGTATAACTTagttacaaaaatattgacactttactaataaataaatccaTTTCAGATTTTATATTTACCTCTTTTAGCGTATCTTCCTGCTCTAGCTCTAAATCAGGGTAAGTTCTAAATCTGAAAACTACAACATAGGTTACctctattattttttttacagtTTCCGGActcaatatatatattatagaAGCTTTAACTATAGTGGTCTGCGTTATCTATACTTTATTGGTAGGAAGgtggaatatttatttattcttataCGTTCATTTGGGGATACTATACTTGCAGGGCGGCCTAAAAGCAGTGGTCCATACCGATATCTGGCAGGTTGTGATCATGTTTGTTTCTGTTCTGGTTGTAACTTTTTTGGCAACATGTTACATCGAAGATGGAGATGAGTTTTTTGAAGGGTTGAAGCAGGGCGGACGTcttatatttcttaatattGATCCCTCTCCATATGCTCGTCAGACCGTTTGGAGCGTTATAATCGGTGGAACTTTCTTTTGGACCTCACTTAATGCGGTAAACCAGACGGTGGTACATCGTTATATGTCTTTGCCTTCTTTGAAAATGGCAAGAACTGCTATCGCCTTCATGGTAATTGGGCAGTCTTCTTCACTTCCGTTGTTTGCTTTTTGGGATTACTTATCTTTGATGCCTACAAGGATTGTGATCCTTTGAGTGCTGGTTTAATTATGGTAAGTAGAAAATAAGTCAAACTAATtttgattacgttgttatatCGTTGATTCCTTGCAGAACGACGACCAACTGGTGCCCCTTTTCGTGGTAAATAATTTGGGCCACATCTACGGAATGCCCGGTCTTTTTATTGCCGGTGTCTTTGGAGCCAGTTTGAGTTCCCTCTCCGTGTATTTGAACTCCACATCGCTAGTGATTCTTCAAGATATAGTCCGTGGTTGCTTTAAAATGCAGCCAGGCGAACGGGCATCGACGATTCTGGTAAAGTCTAGCGTCGTTATCCTGGGAATCGTATCATTTGCCATGGTATTTCTCCTGGAGAAGGTGAGTGGGATCCTTAGTGTCTCCATTTCGTTAGCGGCCCTAGCGGCTAGCTCCACCTTTGGAATCTTTACCCTGGGAATGCTGGTTCCCTGGGCGAATACCATGGGCGCAGCGGTGGGAGGAATCACCTGCGTTCTCCTAACAGGATGGATATCTTTTGGATCCCAGGTTGCTGCGGCATCGGGACAACTAAATTCCCAACGACTTCCGGTGTCCGTAGACGGATGCTTGGGTAATACGACAATCTCAGAAAATGTTTGGGTGGACGAAGAGGATGTGTTTCCACTGTACCGTCTTTCGTACCATTGGATAAACCCCATAGGAGTTCTCACAGTGGTCATTGTGGGTTCTCTGGTCTCTCTGGTAACTAAACCCACAGATATCAAGACTCTCGACTCGAATTTGATATCCCCTGTAATCCATAGGtattatacaaatttttaaaatttttaattttaataaatatatttattaatatctTACATTGTAGATTCCTTCCAAAAGAATGCTTTAAGGTGCGAAGTCATCCCGAGAAGGTTATAACCAATACTGATTAAATTTTAGTATAACTAGTTTactaaataataaaaaagtcACACATcgttttaaaaaataagtatttCTTAAAATGTACTCGCTTTTCGGATTGCAATGTTAagtatttttttcaaatataaatCTCTTAGAATTTCCCTTAGTTTTTAAGAACCCATCTCTTTCAGAACTGTAAAGAGAGAATGCAAATGCACTTGCAATTTTGGTCAGCTGCAGTGCATTTCGCTGACTCTTTCTCACACAGACACTGAAGCGCATCATcaaagcagcaacaaaaacaagaatgaTAAAGCAAACGAGAGCAAAGACCCCGCCAAAGGcgaaccacaaaaaaaaaacacaaaagagGGGTGTGGAGTGGAGTCATTATAATCCGTGGGGGAGAGGGAAGCTCCAAGAGTGGGGAGAACCAGAGCGCAAGTATAacgcacacactcgcacagTGGGTGAGGAATGGGAAAGGAGAGAGCGCGAGGGGGAGGGGGCATCGCGCAATGAGCGCGTGTACCGTACTGAGAACAGCGTAATGTAAAATCGTTGCTCTCCACGAAACTGAGAGCCTGTTGGCATTCAGTACATTTTGTTACTTTTGTGCACGCAGCTCGACAAAAGAGGAAAAAAGAAGCAACAAAAAACCAGCAGGAGCGGCACATTTACAGGGGGGCCACTATGGGCTGGCAGGAGAAGGTGGAGTTGTAATATGGACACTGGCTTACTCCATCTTATTTggattttttccttttttaatcCCATCCCCCTTACGAAATCCTGTAAAAAGCAGCAGCGTACATATGTGTCGTAATGGACCCTAGGGGCAATCTTCGCTCGCATGGTGCATGGTTGTGTTACATTGGGAAAAGGAGCCCAGATTTCGCAGCCAAGCGATGCAATTGCAAAAAAAAGCAAGagcgagcgagagagagagagagctaCGCttcgaaaaaaacaaaaagtggGCGGAGCAGGTGCGCCCACCGTTTCGCGATGAGATTTTTGCACAAATCTGCGATACAATGTTAACACACACCGTACACCACTGTGTATGCACCAATACGCGTGCAGCGCTGAATGCTTCCCTGCTTTTCTGTACGCCGCTGAGTGCGCCTTCGTCTTCTGGGCTGTTTTCGTGTTTTGGCGAGTGGGGGCACAGTTTGCAGCCTGCACTTGGTGGGCAGTTTCGATACGATTCCGATGCACTTGCACTGCCCTCGACCCCCTTGCCACCACCCctgtctttttttttctggCTCCCCCTATTGCCGTCTCTGTCTCGCTTGACTGCAGTTACACATGCAATGGGAGAGGGAGAGAGTGGGTTCGGAGAGGAACCTTGCACTCGCACAGTGGGACGTACGTTGCTAAACTATCGTAAAAAGATAAgcaataataaatataaaactaattGACAATGGTTAATATATCTAGTAAATAAGTCATCAAAActtcaaaatataaaatttactTGGAAAACAGgtcgtatacgtaatattaCAAAAAGTTCACGATAAAcagttaaaattataaaactgatTGACAATGATTAATATATCTAGTAATGAAGTGATCAAAACTtgtaaaaacataaattttacTTGGTAAACAAgtcgtatacgtaatattaCAAAATGTTCATAAACAATTAACTAAAATTTTTGGTGAATTGGAACTGGCCTGAAAGTTTTTTGTTATTATGAAATCTATTTTTAACACTATTTTCCTATTAAAGGTTTTAAACAACATATGTTTGCCTAGGCTTACTAGTCGTATGCGTAATTTTTCTGTTTACAAGTTTGTATTTAGCTTGTAGTAAATTATGTTAGGAACTAGTTGTAAATTAGTAATAACTGTTCAGAAAGAATAAACTCatgttttttaaaagttctaagctgaaataaatgaagtttaataaataaatgtatattttttctttcCAAATTCAACTAGGTTCCGACCCCACTGTACCAAGGCAATCTTTAAAATGCATTGCTCTTTTGCTCTTTCTTTCGTTCTGTTTATCTCCACCTCGCTTGCTCGCGTGGAAAAAGGCAACAACTCACACGCACACCAACGCAAAACTGGGGCAGTGACTGCAATGCGAGAGGGAGACGGCGAAGGGGAACCGTTGGCGCTGACTGCTCGCCATCTCCCTCCCTCTGGTCATGCATTTTTATTTCGTTACACAAGCATTTCATTTCGTTCAAAGCAGAGGAGCCGCTTTTGCATCGGTGCTGCGCCTCTGTTACAAAATATTGACGAAGAAAAATCATACaacgtttttttttcaaactttttCTCTCAACCATTTTTCATTGGTGCAACGCCagcgaaatccgagtttaatCATGAATTTCGGATCGAGGGGGGTATTCTATTCGGGGGTCAGGTGTTGATTTCTATGCGCCATGGAGTTTTCCGTTTTGGGGGAAAACTATGGACAGGATTTTCCTAGGCGCACGATGCATAGATGCAACCAGTTGGAGTTGCACACAGGTGGGTTGCAAGTTGCAACTAGGCTTGCAGTTGCATTTGCCGCCCGGCGGGGCAGATCGTCTAACAGAAAAGCGAAAGAGTTTTCCCAACCACTCGGATCTAGGCTCGCCGAACTAGGCTTCGGTTTTCTgcgttttttttcttttcagtttttttttgctcTTCGGCCGGCAGATGGCTGAACGTCGGGAGATGCACTCGCTGCACTCGATGCACTTTTCAAATGTGCGAGCGCGCAGGGGCATACAGTTTTCCATCCATCCACATCCGAATCCACCAACAAAAGCCAAAGGGGGCGGCGATAGGAGCCCTAGGCACCACCCCCTCACCATGCCCCTGCCCCCAAACACCATCCTCACGATTCTTACACTCTCTTGCTCTCACACCCATAGACCACAAACACAGAGAGCCGCCATACACAAAGAAAAAACTAATGCGATGTGAGGACTTATAGTATCCTATACCATTTCGGACTAGGTATTTACATTTTTCGGAAACTGATGGATTTCGAGACCAGTTATTGATTTACTCTCATAGAGATGGTATTATATGATTAGCATGTGTTCTAGTCCTAAAACTTAAAaaagttcaaatttaaaaaattataattaaaggCTTTCCTTATACTTACTCCGATGTTATAAGTAAAATATGTATCAGTAAAAGatcatataattttttttttggtgtagatacatatttacattttaaatattttatggtGTGAATAGATGAATATTGGATTAGAGCGTAGAGCATCTGCTGCAACAACAAAGAACTGAGGTCgttggaaatattaaaaactgtCAATGCTAATACCTGGCTCAATAGGTTATGTAAAATGAACCACTTTGATGACTAGCTccattttttttctgtgtaccATGAGGGGGTAGCGGGGAGCAGAAGCAGATAAGTGCAGCTACGTGCACATAGAAGAAATTGCACACCGTACGAGCATGATGACGTTGGCGTAATTGCAGCACAAAGCAGCTGCTACAAGAGCCCTAAATAGCAAGAGTTGACTTGGCAACAGAGAAGGCATCAAACAAATATGgtaaaaaaatgggaaacaAGCAAATACACAACTAATTGAAACATTTGTTGGAAACGTTAACATTCTGTAAATTACTCAACGAAAAAATAGGCAATTGTTAGTTTAGAGTGGTTCGGTTTCATTATAATATGATATAATATTGTACCATTCACTTCTACttgaattcaattttatttaaataatttagatacattttaaatacacGATCTAATATTACTAATAATCATGCGCATGACATCAGAACCCTCCTTATAGGGGGCATAATATATCTCATAGCGTCCTGTCTCTCCTGTACTCCATATGTTCTCCCCACCtcttgtttttgttctttttttcaAACCCAAAGAACGAGCGAAGAGCGGGAAGAAAGAGATTGGAATGAGAAGGGTGCAATGCACTGACCGCGAGTACATTGGCCCCACTCTCACACAGACAGTCTAGACTTTTGAGTACGACCTTCCCCCTCCCTCCCCTTCTGCTTGTCTCGCGCGTATCGCCGTCTCGTTCGCTCCGTTGCGCCGTTTGTGCCGTTACGTGTTACGTCATCCGCTTAGAGACCTCTGATCGCCTGTTCCATTAACATCGCATGACGCAAACTCCACCGAAAACGTACATTTCACAACCACACCGAGCACATCCAACCGAGAGTGGATCCCAGGGCGGCAGATAATGGGGCTTCCCCACTTGCCGGGGCCGACTCCTTAACAGCGGCGGGCATAGAAAATCATTAGAAGTTACCCAAGAGCTACCAAGTTGTCATAGAAATAGCAAAAGTCTGGCCGACAACTTGGGCACCCGACTGGGGAACTGGCAACTGGGAAATATGGAAACTGGGATACTGGGAAACTGGAACCGGGAGCTCGAGCAGGGGCTTCGAGTGGAGCCGAGGATTGGGTTTCAGGTTTGGCCCCGGTTCGCGTTGGGATTGGTTTCTTTTCAGTTTTTGGTTTGGGTGTTCGGTTCGCTGGGTGTACTAGTCCCTCTGCTAACATCGATTGGGTGGTTCGCTGCCGCATGGCTGTAAAAATTAACATAACAAAAAACCCACTCTTCATCCTGAACACCCCggcattttccattttcgcattataatttcaaatttttataGCGCCATTTCTTGGAGCCTGTTcgtttatattttaaacacACAAACGTCGCGCTACCGACAGAAATTGCCTAAAGTGGTGGTCGCTTTGAGGTTTCTAGCCACTTTTCGGGTTCGAGGCACGCCTtctaaaattataatttattattattatatttcgtTTGCTTAATTACACCAGGAAAACAGAAGTGCTCGAGCACCACGGCGGTGCAAAGCCACCGAAACTCCCGACGTGCATTCAAAACCGCAGCGAAGGCAACAGGCCACCATCCTCATCCAGACCATGGCCAGAAAACCAGATAAAATAAACAGTCGGAACCCACTTCCATTACCACTTCGATCGCCCACGGTGAGAAAAAGTCGGGTGCTTTCTTTGAGATCTTAAGTAGCTcttaagaaattttaactttaGGGAGGTGTGAGGAAGTATCTTGAAAATGacgttaaatatttaatgtttaTCTTAAATATCTCATTTTATTTAAGGAGGATAAGGTGAAGATCTACAAACCTATAAGGAACGAAAAGCGGAAATAGCTAAGGGTTACCAGTTTATTTTAAGCTATATAAACCTAAAAACTAGTGTTGTATTGAAGGTTTAGATTGATAATACTTTAATATCCCAAAGCATATTACCCAGAACAAAAGGATAATATCAAATTCTCCTAAAATTCGTTGCTAGTAAATCTTCTAATCGATTTCCTCAGTGCATTTCCACTGCCATACGGGGAATTCACTGCTTTCTGATTTCTGCGCTTTCGTTTTTGTCTTGTTGGgcaaaaaatcgaaaaagatGGCTACTAGCAGGGCGGGCTAACAGAAATCATAGCATAGCGGAGCAGAGGCGCCCGCCTAAATGGGGAGCATACATGTTATATTGGTCCACCTCCTTATGCGATGGGGAAGATGCGGAGAAGGCCCCCACAACTCACACTCTCCGAAGAACGGAACGGAAATGGAAACCAAGTGGTGTGGTGTTAGATAAAGACGACGGTACTATGTTAAGGGGCAAAAGCCCcaccacaaccaccaccaccactaAATCGTAGCACCACTCGAGAGACCTTCTCAAGGTCCCGTTCTCCAATTGGGGACCTCCACATTTTTAGTCGCAGCGCACACACGCCGACATGGGGAAGTCTTGACTATCGTAGCAGGAGATCAGAAATCACGCAACAGGTGCCACGGTGGGGCGGCGGCTTGTTCATTTCAATGGGGTGTGCGGGGAAATCCGATTACCAGGCATTCCATTTGTGTACACTCGTGTTTGTTTCGCCGTATCAGTCAAATGAGCTGCCATCTCGCTTCCTCGGGCGGAGCTCTCTCACTCACACTTTCCGCTGTTCCGCTTATTTGTTACGTCACGCTATAGCCCCCATATCGGTCTGGATTTTGTAAGGGGAAGGCAGGGGAAGAAAGCGGGGTATATCAGTGCTTATGTGGCGTCTACATGTGCTTAAGTTTGTGATACACGTAAAGCTCAAAGTACTAGGggattttaagtggatgtaTAGGGGTACTAAGTAGGTTCATTGGGTCAGATAACAGGGGCTACGGATTTAGAAATAATACTTGGGAATAGACACCTGGTACTACATatgtttttaaacatttatggGAAACTATGATTTTTAATAACCATTATTAAAAACGTTTAATTCTCCGAATCTAGAAAGTTTGTATTTCTTGTTGTAAAAGGATAAGGGTTCTGATATTATGAGTaagttattttaaaatgtcaTCTTTAGGAATGGATTTCAATTCAAATTCTTCAGATTTTTCTGAATCTAAAGattccaaaaaaagttttcgaCCCTTGAAGGGGTAAAAGATAAAACACACCCTTAGAGCTAAATTCTCCTCCTAAATCCCAAATCCCACTTCCACCCAACCTTcggtttaaaatttttttccccAACAACATTTTTTCCACCCCAACGCCTCTGTTTTTCTTCCCGAAAAAAATTGCATGCGAGCACCCACATATCAAATCGATATTCTCCAGCTTAGAGGCAAAGTTGACACAATCCACCTGGCCAACAGGTGCGACAGAACGACAATCCGTCCACACCACCCTCAGGAACGCACTGAAAAAGCTTAATTCGGAAGAACTCTGGGTCTTCTGGGTATTCCGGGTGTTTTGCTGGGGGGCGTCGCCAAAAGGATACTTTCATTTCATGCCCGGCGAGAGAGTGCAAACAATTTTTAGTGAAATTTTCGAATAGGCGAACAGCAAGCTCCCTTTTTTTGCGAGGGGTTTTTggttccgattccgattctgCCGACGACACTTGATGATGATGATACTCGCTCATACACACACCCGTATTTGGTTtgttgtgtgtgtttgtggtgtgttacgttttttattttgccgttttgtttttgttcatGCGCACACTGAAAAAGGTTCTAAGTAATGGACGGGAGcgccagcaacaacaaccacttAGAATGATAAAACAAACACAGAAACAAACAGGAGatacagcaacaacaacaacaacgactgTAACTCGGAGAGCACACGCACACCACtgccaaacaaaaacaaaaagtgggtggtggtggggCCAAGGGGAGGAAATAAGGGGCGGAGGGTCAGGGCTGTTCGTCTCCCTCGCACTCGCACGACATTGACTTTGAAACACATTTGACGGCCCCAggcagaagaagaagaagaagggGAACAACTCGTGATCACGACTAAAAGcagaagcagcaacaacaatgagATAAGCAACATGCAGACCATAACCAAAAAACTACAACAACTTTTTAGCTCACAGTGCTGATAGCTTTGCTTAAACAATATACAATTCttaaaaatcaacaaaaatttcaaaagAGTTCGTCCAAAACCGTTTTGAAACTTTCTTGAAAAACATGTTTAAAAAACATTACACTTGAACAAATATTTGAGcgccatttttaaaaactttggAGATTAAAAGTTTAtggaaattgtttttatttattattaatttattcaaaattttGGTAAAcgtaattattttaatttccgtccttatttaaaaaaaaatttatcaTTACCTTACAATTTGTTAAATATTGGCCGAATAGTTTTTCGATTTATAATTAAGAGATACCAAAATAATCCTTAtctgtaatttttatttttaatattattattttaactttaaagcttAACTTAATTCATAAAGAGCATCTTCTTATGTAacgaaaatatatttgtacaACGAACAATGTAGATACACAAGTACATATATCgataaaaaaccaaaaaaatatgatcACTTTTATTTGTTAGCTATAAAAGTAGCTATTTTTCCCGCTGGACAAAGGTCATCACCGTTTGCCCATTCATGTGCTCCCGCCAGGTAATTAGCATTTCTGTCTCATACCATCTCTCTCGCGCGCACAAGCAACATGACAACCTAATTCACCACGCCAGAGCGAGCACAAAGGTTAGTGAACTGTGTACCTCTCACTCCCCTCACCCCTTCCCCAACACTCATTACTCACACGTGTGCTTGTTTGTGTTTGCTTGTGTGGGTAGGCATATTTCAATGCCAAGGTGACGGCCTCGCCACACAATCTCCCCTTCTCTTTCCAACCGGGACTGTCGTCCGTTCGTCTCGCTCGCTCTTGCGGTGAATAAGTCAACCTCCTACACTTTGCTGCTCTACTGTTACCGTTAAAACTTAAACTTAAAACagttcaaacattttttacaacacaAAAATCGGCGCCAGAGGAGCGCGAACCGCAACGTATCCACCATTATCGCATTGAATCCCATTCAATCCACTCGGCAAACTCACTCGCCACACCGGCCACGCCCCAAAAAGGGGGACGGAGGATAAGAGTACGATTACGAGTACGAGTGAGTGAATAGTGTGAATGCCTTATATTCGTAGCGGTTTTGTGAATTTTGTAATAGGGCAACAGAATTTCCAGATGGATACTGGGATGGCCTGTGTGGGCACGAAAGAGATGAATATATGCCGCAATGTTTGCTCAGGGCTCGTTATGCTCTGCTCTAATTTCTGGTCGCCTGTTAACTGTTTTAGTTAAAGAGCAATCCATTTTGTTTTGCCCCATGAAAAGGAGTAGCGCCAATGTTCTGTCCCCATCGCAATCGCACACACACTATTGCCATCTCAACTGGCACGCAGCAAAGTTGCGGGGGCAAAAATGCGAGAAAGAGTGCGAAAAAAGGCAGCAGATGCAGCGGAGTTGTTTTTGGACAACCCTATATAGGTTATCTATTACTATTTTTCCCTTTAACTATaactttaattatttaaatatcaaTTTTAAAGCTTTATTTCCCCTGCAGtgattaattattattttgctacTTAAGCTTAAAGCGCATTTGCACAAAAGCTGAACAACCATTTCTTCTTCAATCTTTCAGTGGGAATTGCAAGAACTTGACTTGTTGTCAAAGCTTGGAATTTGAATAAAGAATTACGAGATAACAACTCTTTTCCTTATAGTTATTCagtaatttaatattatctttttgctttatttttaaatttttctttcAATTTAGCAAACTTATATCAAGATAAGC is a genomic window of Drosophila suzukii chromosome 2L, CBGP_Dsuzu_IsoJpt1.0, whole genome shotgun sequence containing:
- the LOC108009649 gene encoding LOW QUALITY PROTEIN: sodium-coupled monocarboxylate transporter 2 (The sequence of the model RefSeq protein was modified relative to this genomic sequence to represent the inferred CDS: inserted 1 base in 1 codon); this translates as MDSYRFETVDYIVFLGVTIISIAIGLYFGFIKKTKKESEHTPPARSHQIFGSKKMDEYLMGSRNLKVFPVGMSLIASCLSAIAIIGTPSEIYNYGTQYCLTVVAIILQGLVVSYVYLPVFSALQVNSSYEYLGMRFHSVIRSIVSIIFVLDVILYLPLLAYLPALALNQVSGLNIYIIEALTIVVCVIYTLLGGLKAVVHTDIWQVVIMFVSVLVVTFLATCYIEDGDEFFEGLKQGGRLIFLNIDPSPYARQTVWSVIIGGTFFWTSLNAVNQTVVHRYMSLPSLKMARTAIAFMVIGXVFFTSVVCFLGLLIFDAYKDCDPLSAGLIMNDDQLVPLFVVNNLGHIYGMPGLFIAGVFGASLSSLSVYLNSTSLVILQDIVRGCFKMQPGERASTILVKSSVVILGIVSFAMVFLLEKVSGILSVSISLAALAASSTFGIFTLGMLVPWANTMGAAVGGITCVLLTGWISFGSQVAAASGQLNSQRLPVSVDGCLGNTTISENVWVDEEDVFPLYRLSYHWINPIGVLTVVIVGSLVSLVTKPTDIKTLDSNLISPVIHRFLPKECFKVRSHPEKVITNTD
- the LOC108009044 gene encoding sodium-coupled monocarboxylate transporter 1-like; this encodes MPASMDSYRFGAVDYTVLLGVTIVSIATGLYFGWIKKYKKNAEITTPSVVSSEESMANLGSEKMNEYLMGSRNLKVVPVGMSLIASFISGVAMLGTPSEIYYYGTQYSLVVVVIVIQGLAVSYIYLPVFSVLRVCSSYEYLGKRFHSIIQSITSILFVIEGILYMPFLVYVPALSINQASGINIYIIQALIVVACVIYTMLGGLKAVVHTDIWQVVIMFLSVLVVAILATCYIPNLDELFVKLEERGRLTFGNIDTSPYVRNTVWSVLIGGTFYWTSNNAVHQAIVHRYMSLPSLKMARNSIAFFVIGAVIFYALLCYLGMLIFHMYKDCDPLSAGLIQNNDQLVPLFVIQSVGQIYGIPGLFIAGILGAGLSSLSVAFNSTSLVVLQDIVRGCLKMKPGEKASAIIVKSSIVIMGLIAFSSLFIVEKVSGILSICVSLMSTATSCSFGIFNLGMLVPWANTVGTLVGGLCGFLLTGWITFGSQIALASGKLSLPKLPVSVEGCVGNVTIPENVWVDEEDVFPLYRLSYLWISPIGVLTVVVVGALVSLVTKPTDIRTLDSKLLSPVIHRFLPKECFKHPEKATKDISSIT